The Methanocaldococcus sp. genome has a window encoding:
- a CDS encoding ATP-dependent DNA helicase — MDFKKYIKEKFPYPKIREPQKRMMLKIYESILNKKNLIIEAPTGVGKTLGYLIPAIYFAEKGKKVVILTETIDQQVRIYEDLSSIKHNLKVAYLMGKGNYICKSKGGKANRLYCQLNKKCPYRPNKRPICYCGTKKQAINLGNKTIYHCPYCVCEYQKAKIDSILADIVVVNNSMFYYAKEDIESKRDIDIIICDEAHKLENSVRNASTIVINPDMAINRLKYMAIYYAPNILKKRLNVEDENFWEIIENYLVNKNVDIDICKETIIFDGELHSWRYKTELAILGSILDGYYQINNIKNKILKFNENEEIDKNELKFNIDNRALISIELDFIHKRKLSDMHILEFIENIKNLKYINDNYVIYRSGNSLLCEPVFVSSHLKELYNNAVVIHCSATIGNLEMHAIKTGVDNPDFLVLESPFPKDRKIIIGLKDGVDMKYERRDREKANKNLLKILEAINGNTLVLFKSFEDLDNFYKYLKREIDKTNIKNKNIHVYEQGMDGKEAKELKERFERVGGILLATGRFAEGVDIPGEALVGVVIDTLPFPVPTPLILREQKILEEKFKKRNIKNAHWRSFLMTSFDRMARTLIQMIGRLIRTENDYGVVVIQDKRFSDWVGRVLKEKGYLKDDYEIMSLNMAIKYIPKFMSQFRR, encoded by the coding sequence ATGGATTTTAAAAAATATATTAAAGAAAAGTTTCCTTATCCTAAGATTAGAGAGCCACAAAAAAGAATGATGCTAAAAATTTATGAAAGTATTTTAAATAAAAAAAATTTGATAATTGAGGCTCCAACTGGTGTAGGGAAAACTTTGGGTTATTTAATTCCCGCTATATATTTTGCTGAAAAGGGAAAAAAAGTTGTTATTTTAACTGAAACTATTGACCAACAGGTTAGAATTTACGAGGATTTAAGTTCTATAAAGCATAATTTAAAGGTTGCCTATCTGATGGGAAAAGGTAACTATATATGTAAATCAAAGGGTGGAAAAGCAAATAGGTTATACTGCCAACTAAACAAAAAATGTCCTTATAGACCAAATAAAAGACCTATATGCTACTGTGGAACTAAAAAACAGGCAATAAATTTAGGAAATAAGACAATTTACCACTGTCCTTATTGTGTTTGTGAGTATCAAAAGGCAAAAATTGATAGTATTTTGGCTGATATTGTTGTAGTAAATAATAGTATGTTTTACTATGCAAAGGAAGATATTGAAAGTAAAAGAGATATAGATATAATTATCTGTGATGAGGCACACAAATTAGAGAACAGTGTAAGAAATGCTTCTACAATAGTTATTAATCCAGATATGGCTATTAATAGATTGAAATATATGGCTATTTATTACGCTCCAAATATTTTAAAAAAGAGATTAAATGTTGAGGATGAAAACTTCTGGGAAATTATTGAGAATTATTTAGTTAATAAAAATGTAGATATAGATATCTGCAAAGAAACGATTATTTTTGATGGAGAATTACACTCTTGGAGATATAAGACAGAATTGGCTATATTAGGATCTATATTAGATGGATACTATCAAATAAACAATATAAAAAATAAAATTTTAAAATTTAATGAAAATGAAGAGATTGATAAAAATGAACTTAAATTTAATATTGATAATAGAGCTTTAATTTCTATAGAACTCGATTTTATTCATAAGAGGAAATTGTCTGATATGCACATTCTTGAATTTATTGAAAATATCAAAAATTTAAAATATATTAATGATAATTATGTAATATATAGAAGTGGAAATTCCTTACTATGTGAGCCAGTTTTTGTTAGTTCTCATTTAAAAGAACTTTATAATAATGCAGTAGTTATTCATTGTTCTGCCACAATAGGAAACTTAGAAATGCACGCTATAAAAACAGGAGTGGATAATCCAGATTTTTTAGTTTTAGAGAGCCCATTTCCAAAAGATAGGAAGATAATTATAGGCTTAAAAGATGGAGTAGATATGAAGTATGAAAGAAGAGATAGAGAAAAGGCTAATAAAAACTTATTAAAAATATTGGAGGCAATAAATGGAAACACATTAGTTTTATTTAAGAGCTTTGAAGATTTAGATAACTTTTATAAATATCTAAAAAGAGAAATTGATAAAACTAATATTAAAAATAAAAACATTCACGTGTATGAGCAGGGAATGGATGGAAAAGAGGCTAAGGAATTAAAAGAAAGATTTGAGAGAGTTGGAGGGATTTTATTGGCAACTGGTAGATTTGCCGAAGGGGTAGATATTCCCGGCGAGGCATTAGTTGGTGTTGTTATTGACACACTACCATTTCCAGTTCCTACTCCTTTAATATTAAGAGAACAAAAAATATTAGAAGAAAAATTCAAAAAAAGAAATATTAAAAATGCTCATTGGAGATCTTTTTTAATGACCTCTTTTGATAGAATGGCAAGAACCTTAATTCAAATGATAGGTAGATTGATAAGAACAGAAAACGATTATGGAGTTGTAGTTATACAAGATAAAAGATTTTCAGATTGGGTTGGAAGAGTTTTGAAGGAAAAAGGTTATTTAAAAGATGACTATGAAATTAT